Proteins from a genomic interval of Cucumis melo cultivar AY chromosome 7, USDA_Cmelo_AY_1.0, whole genome shotgun sequence:
- the LOC103504127 gene encoding WD repeat-containing protein 26 homolog, whose translation MGCVEDEEPTLKRMKVAFTELRGLSNGSSIIERVGGSSRDLMTRPLPSEGDNCKVIGLRGVIRKDEFVRIIANALYSLGYKKSSALLEEESGIALYSSTVNIFMRHILDGNWDESIYTLRKIGLSNESMVKSASFFILEQKYLELLQADRVMEAVKTLRTEIAPLSINNNRIHELSSFIMSPSLGGLTGSPGEEHLRAKSQTKLLEELQKLLPPTIMIPENRLEHLVEQALLLQRDSCVYHNASDQEMSLYTDHTCGKNKIPSQTLQVLQAHSDEIWFL comes from the exons ATGGGATGTGTGGAGGATGAAGAACCAACCTTGAAACGTATGAAAGTAGCCTTTACAGAGTTAAGGGGTCTTTCCAACGGTTCATCCATTATAGAGCGTGTAGGGGGTTCTTCTAGGGACTTGATGACTAGACCCCTACCGTCTGAAGGAGATAATTGCAAGGTTATTGGTTTGAGAGGAGTTATTAGAAAAGATGAGTTTGTGAGAATAATTGCTAATGCTTTATATTCCCTTGGTTACAAGAAGAGCAGTGCTCTCCTTGAGGAAGAGTCTGGAATAGCCCTGTATTCTTCTACTGTAAATATATTTATGCGGCACATTCTTGATGGAAATTGGGATGAAAGCATTTATACATTACGTAAAATTGGTCTATCAAATGAAAGCATGGTTAAATCTGCCTCCTTTTTTATACTAGAGCAGAAATATTTGGAGCTTTTGCAAGCTGATAGGGTCATGGAAGCTGTGAAGACATTGAGGACTGAGATAGCTCCCCTTTCTATTAACAACAATAGAATACACGAACTTTCATCTTTCATCATGTCTCCTTCACTGGGTGGTTTAACTGGTTCACCTGGTGAAGAGCATTTGAGAGCTAAGTCTCAGACAAAATTGCTGGAGGAATTGCAGAAGCTTCTTCCACCGACAATTATGATACCTGAAAATAGGTTGGAACATTTAGTTGAACAGGCTCTTTTGTTGCAACGGGACTCTTGTGTCTATCACAATGCTTCAGATCAAGAAATGTCATTGTATACAGATCATACTTGTGGGAAAAATAAGATACCTTCTCAAACTTTGCAG GTGTTACAAGCACATAGTGATGAAATTTGGTTCTTGTAA